Proteins co-encoded in one Azospirillum brasilense genomic window:
- a CDS encoding DoxX family protein, translating to MADSLYTRKDAAAAPVAALLDWPGTAWLARLALAAPFLVSGLVKLTDFNGAVAEAAGLGLGLPVLVAVAVIVTQLGGSALFLTRRWCWLGAGILAGFTVVATLLAHAFWTYEGPDRARQTATFLEHLAIVGGFAAAAALTHRDSHRRGGSA from the coding sequence ATGGCCGACAGCCTTTACACGCGCAAGGACGCCGCCGCCGCGCCGGTCGCCGCCCTGCTCGACTGGCCGGGGACCGCCTGGCTCGCCCGCCTCGCGCTGGCGGCGCCTTTCCTGGTCAGCGGGCTGGTCAAGCTGACGGACTTCAACGGTGCGGTGGCCGAGGCGGCGGGGCTGGGGCTCGGCCTGCCGGTCCTCGTCGCGGTGGCGGTGATCGTCACCCAGCTCGGCGGGTCGGCGCTGTTTCTGACACGGCGCTGGTGCTGGCTCGGCGCCGGGATTCTCGCCGGCTTCACGGTGGTCGCCACGCTGCTCGCCCACGCCTTCTGGACCTATGAGGGGCCGGACCGCGCCCGCCAGACCGCCACCTTCCTGGAGCATCTCGCCATCGTCGGCGGCTTCGCCGCGGCGGCGGCGCTCACCCACCGCGACTCCCACCGCCGGGGAGGGTCCGCATGA
- a CDS encoding MFS transporter — protein sequence MTAETVPSPGTKPAGAFAPLRNRLFAVLWVAAVLGNVGTFMRDVASAWLVLDLSGSPSTVALIQAAGSLPIFLLAIPAGVLSDIMDRRRMLIVIQCLLACVSAALMIQAALGVASVASIAGLTFLGGVGAALMAPVWQSIVPELVPRGELKGAVALNSLGINIARAIGPAAGGAILAAAGAAATYAVDVSSYIIVIAALLWWRRTPDTRDDLSEQFGGALRAGLRYARASKELHRVFLRAGLFFACASALWALLPIVAGPMLGGGPGFYGLLLGAVGAGAIGGATVLPRLRERLGADGLMLAAALVTAVVMGILALAPPRWLALPVLLGAGAAWIAVLTTLSATTQAILPNWVRGRGLALYLTVFNGALTAGSLGWGALADAIGVPATLWVSAAGLLAVAVLSRAVPLPEGEADLTPSNHWPEPLTAEPVRNDRGPVLITIEYRVAAADQHAFHAALRRLSEARRRDGAYAWGVSQDSGDPERVLEWFFVESWAEHQRQHRRVSHADADVQKEALAFHRGDGPPRVSHFLALEHGAGKAS from the coding sequence ATGACCGCCGAGACCGTGCCCTCCCCCGGGACCAAGCCGGCCGGGGCCTTCGCGCCGCTGCGCAACCGTCTGTTCGCCGTGCTGTGGGTGGCGGCGGTTCTGGGCAACGTCGGCACCTTCATGCGCGACGTGGCGAGCGCGTGGCTGGTCCTCGACCTGTCTGGATCGCCGTCCACCGTCGCGCTGATCCAAGCGGCGGGCTCGCTGCCCATCTTCCTGCTGGCGATCCCGGCGGGCGTGCTGTCGGACATCATGGACCGGCGGCGGATGCTGATCGTCATCCAGTGCCTGCTCGCCTGCGTCAGCGCCGCGCTGATGATCCAGGCGGCGCTGGGCGTCGCCAGCGTGGCCTCCATCGCCGGGCTGACCTTCCTGGGCGGTGTCGGGGCGGCGCTGATGGCGCCGGTCTGGCAGTCCATCGTGCCGGAGCTGGTGCCGCGCGGCGAGCTGAAGGGCGCCGTCGCGCTGAACAGCCTTGGCATCAACATCGCCCGCGCCATCGGCCCGGCGGCGGGCGGCGCGATCCTGGCCGCCGCCGGGGCCGCCGCCACCTACGCGGTGGACGTCTCCTCCTACATCATCGTCATCGCCGCCCTGCTGTGGTGGCGGCGCACCCCCGACACCCGCGACGATCTGTCGGAGCAGTTCGGCGGCGCGCTGCGCGCCGGGCTGCGCTACGCCCGCGCCAGCAAGGAGCTGCACCGCGTCTTCCTGCGCGCCGGCCTGTTCTTCGCCTGCGCCAGCGCCCTGTGGGCTCTGCTGCCCATCGTCGCCGGGCCGATGCTGGGCGGTGGACCGGGCTTCTACGGCCTGCTGCTCGGCGCCGTGGGGGCGGGGGCCATCGGCGGGGCGACCGTCCTGCCGCGCCTGCGCGAGCGCCTGGGCGCGGACGGCCTCATGCTGGCGGCGGCGCTGGTCACCGCCGTCGTCATGGGCATCCTGGCCCTGGCCCCGCCGCGCTGGCTGGCGCTGCCGGTGCTGCTGGGCGCCGGGGCGGCCTGGATCGCCGTGCTGACGACGCTGAGCGCGACGACCCAGGCGATCCTGCCCAACTGGGTGCGCGGGCGCGGGCTGGCGCTCTACCTAACCGTGTTCAACGGCGCCCTGACGGCGGGCAGTCTCGGCTGGGGGGCTCTGGCCGACGCGATCGGCGTGCCGGCCACCCTGTGGGTCAGCGCCGCCGGGCTGCTGGCCGTCGCGGTGCTGTCCCGCGCGGTGCCGCTGCCGGAGGGCGAGGCCGACCTCACCCCGTCCAACCACTGGCCGGAGCCGCTGACCGCCGAGCCGGTGCGCAACGACCGTGGTCCGGTCCTCATCACCATCGAGTACCGGGTGGCCGCCGCCGACCAGCACGCCTTCCACGCCGCGCTCCGCCGTCTGTCGGAGGCGCGGCGGCGGGACGGCGCCTACGCCTGGGGCGTCAGCCAGGATTCCGGCGATCCGGAGCGGGTGCTGGAGTGGTTCTTCGTCGAATCCTGGGCGGAGCATCAGCGCCAGCACCGCCGGGTGTCGCACGCCGACGCGGACGTGCAGAAGGAGGCGCTGGCCTTCCACCGCGGCGACGGGCCGCCGCGGGTGTCGCATTTCCTGGCGCTGGAGCACGGCGCGGGAAAGGCGTCGTGA
- a CDS encoding alginate export family protein, translating into MRRWRGALVAALLLQSAPAPAETLAETPPPLTNSRYDEDYRYLLDPAAGSGAFWERFKAIPLTPGGTVSLSTGLEARLRGEAVRNSGWGQDEPRNDAYGLWRLLPYADLRAGSALRVFGQLIMAGSAGKLGPEGAPDVDRADLLQGFADLSVPLGSAQGTLRAGRQMLAYGSERLISLRYGANVPRAFDAVTGIVNAGPWRVDGFLGRPVRAAPDLFDDRRDGGRSAWGLYATRGAGEGWGTGLDAYYIGYGNRAASFEGGEGREERHTLGTRLFGKADGWDWNWEAMLQTGRIDGDTIAAWSVASDTGHRWDGLPLRPRLGLKANIASGDRDPGDGRLGTFNPLFPRAKYFGELTPVGPLNLMNLHPSVDVALSDDFSLSASAIAYWRMSLEDGVYDLSGNLLRSGAESRSRYIGTQGELVLSYAAGRTVEGLLSYSLFRPGSFLQDTGPAKTIHFVGMEAVFKF; encoded by the coding sequence GTGAGGCGGTGGCGCGGGGCGTTGGTCGCGGCTCTGCTGCTCCAATCCGCCCCGGCCCCTGCGGAGACCCTCGCGGAGACGCCGCCGCCCCTGACCAACAGCCGCTACGACGAGGACTACCGCTACCTCCTCGACCCCGCGGCGGGCAGCGGCGCCTTCTGGGAGCGCTTCAAGGCGATCCCGCTCACCCCCGGCGGCACCGTCTCCCTGTCCACCGGGCTGGAGGCGCGGCTGCGCGGTGAGGCCGTGCGCAACAGCGGCTGGGGGCAGGACGAGCCGAGGAACGACGCCTACGGCCTGTGGCGGCTGCTGCCCTATGCCGACCTGCGCGCCGGGTCGGCCCTGCGCGTCTTCGGGCAACTGATCATGGCCGGTTCGGCGGGCAAGCTCGGGCCGGAGGGGGCGCCGGACGTCGACCGCGCCGACCTGCTGCAGGGCTTCGCCGATCTGTCCGTCCCGCTGGGGAGCGCGCAGGGCACGCTGCGGGCCGGGCGCCAGATGCTCGCCTACGGGTCGGAGCGGCTGATCAGCCTGCGCTACGGCGCCAACGTGCCCCGCGCCTTCGACGCGGTGACGGGGATCGTGAACGCCGGCCCCTGGCGGGTGGACGGCTTCCTCGGCCGCCCGGTCCGCGCGGCGCCGGACCTGTTCGACGACCGGCGCGACGGCGGGCGCTCCGCCTGGGGGCTGTACGCCACGCGCGGCGCGGGCGAGGGCTGGGGTACCGGACTGGACGCCTACTACATCGGCTACGGCAACCGGGCGGCGTCCTTCGAGGGCGGGGAGGGGCGGGAGGAGCGGCACACGCTGGGCACCCGCCTGTTCGGAAAGGCCGACGGCTGGGATTGGAACTGGGAGGCCATGCTCCAGACCGGCCGGATCGACGGCGATACCATCGCCGCATGGTCGGTCGCCAGCGACACCGGTCACCGCTGGGATGGCCTGCCGCTGCGCCCGCGGCTCGGGCTGAAGGCCAACATCGCCAGCGGCGACCGCGATCCCGGCGACGGGCGGCTCGGCACCTTCAACCCCCTCTTCCCCCGCGCGAAGTATTTCGGGGAGCTGACCCCGGTCGGGCCGCTGAACCTGATGAACCTGCATCCGTCCGTGGATGTGGCGCTGTCGGACGACTTTAGCCTCTCCGCCTCGGCCATCGCCTATTGGCGGATGAGCCTGGAGGACGGCGTCTACGACCTGTCCGGAAACCTGCTCCGCTCCGGCGCCGAATCGCGGTCGCGTTACATCGGCACGCAGGGGGAGCTTGTGCTGTCCTACGCCGCCGGGCGCACGGTCGAGGGGCTGCTGTCCTACTCGCTGTTCCGGCCCGGCTCCTTCCTTCAGGACACCGGCCCCGCGAAGACGATCCACTTCGTCGGGATGGAGGCGGTGTTCAAGTTCTGA
- a CDS encoding MBL fold metallo-hydrolase: MPRDDSQPRFPAVPSDHWDGRRFFNPHADTDKGPRDLWRLYKARGPRWTPPDPEPPRPFRPVTPARGEVAVTFIGQATFLIQIGGAAFLTDPVYSDHAGPFGRLGPKRVRPPAVRMEDLPAIDAVLLSHNHYDHLDAPTLRHLARRRGVPQVMTGLGNGPMMRRAGFDAVHELDWWDSLPGPHGTRITFVPAQHWSARSPFDRRKTLWGGFVVETPESAVYFAGDSGYCPHFREIGRRFGAIDVALLPIGAYEPRWFMAAQHMNPADAVRAHRDLGARHSVAMHFGTFQLTAEGIDAPIRALHHALAEQAVDPARFAVPGFGEPLRFRRPPT; the protein is encoded by the coding sequence ATGCCGCGCGACGACAGCCAGCCCCGCTTTCCCGCCGTTCCGTCCGATCACTGGGACGGGCGCCGTTTCTTCAACCCGCACGCCGACACGGACAAGGGCCCGCGCGATCTGTGGCGGCTCTACAAGGCGCGCGGCCCGCGCTGGACGCCGCCGGACCCGGAGCCGCCCCGCCCCTTCCGCCCTGTCACACCGGCGCGCGGCGAGGTCGCGGTCACCTTCATCGGGCAGGCGACCTTCCTGATCCAGATCGGCGGAGCCGCCTTCCTGACCGATCCCGTCTATTCCGACCATGCCGGTCCCTTCGGGCGGCTGGGGCCGAAGCGGGTGCGCCCGCCCGCGGTGCGGATGGAGGATCTGCCGGCCATCGACGCGGTGCTGCTCAGCCACAACCACTACGACCATCTCGACGCCCCGACGCTCCGCCATCTGGCGCGGCGGCGCGGCGTGCCGCAGGTGATGACGGGGCTCGGCAACGGCCCGATGATGCGCCGCGCCGGCTTCGACGCGGTGCATGAGCTGGACTGGTGGGACAGCCTGCCCGGCCCGCACGGCACCCGCATCACCTTCGTCCCGGCGCAGCACTGGTCCGCCCGCAGCCCCTTCGACCGGCGCAAGACCCTGTGGGGCGGCTTCGTGGTGGAGACGCCGGAGTCCGCCGTCTATTTCGCGGGCGACAGCGGCTATTGCCCGCATTTCCGGGAGATCGGGCGGCGGTTCGGCGCGATCGACGTCGCCCTGCTGCCGATCGGCGCCTACGAGCCGCGCTGGTTCATGGCCGCCCAGCACATGAACCCGGCCGACGCCGTGCGGGCGCACCGCGACCTGGGGGCGCGGCACAGCGTCGCCATGCATTTCGGCACCTTCCAGCTCACCGCCGAGGGCATCGACGCCCCGATCCGGGCGCTGCACCACGCGCTGGCCGAGCAGGCGGTCGATCCCGCCCGTTTCGCCGTCCCCGGCTTCGGCGAACCCCTGCGCTTCCGCCGCCCTCCGACCTAG
- a CDS encoding glutathione S-transferase family protein, with the protein MSGAGYRLYGAPGWGSVLAEAMLVQCGAPFVFKNVEGFDAPGEARQTLLALNPLGQIPTLVLPDGTVMTESAAIALLLAERHPESGLAPPPDSPERAAFLRLLVWLVANVYPTFTYGDYPERWVTETPEALGAAMVEHRKTLWLWLESQLGEGPWVLGERFSALDIYVGAMVHWRPRRAWFTEHCPKLSGVAERVLALPTLEPVWNRNFTPAS; encoded by the coding sequence ATGAGCGGAGCGGGCTACAGGCTTTACGGCGCCCCCGGCTGGGGGTCCGTCCTGGCCGAAGCGATGCTGGTCCAGTGCGGCGCGCCCTTCGTCTTCAAAAATGTCGAGGGCTTCGACGCGCCGGGCGAGGCGCGGCAGACGCTGCTGGCGCTGAACCCGCTGGGGCAGATTCCCACCCTGGTCCTGCCGGACGGGACGGTGATGACGGAAAGCGCGGCCATCGCGCTGCTGCTGGCCGAACGGCATCCGGAATCCGGACTGGCCCCGCCGCCGGACTCGCCGGAGCGCGCGGCCTTCCTGCGGCTGCTGGTCTGGCTGGTGGCCAACGTCTACCCGACCTTCACCTACGGCGATTACCCGGAGCGCTGGGTGACGGAGACCCCGGAGGCGCTCGGTGCGGCGATGGTGGAGCACCGCAAGACGCTGTGGCTCTGGCTGGAATCGCAGTTGGGCGAAGGCCCGTGGGTGTTGGGGGAGCGCTTCAGCGCGCTCGACATCTACGTCGGGGCAATGGTGCATTGGCGCCCCCGCCGCGCCTGGTTCACAGAGCATTGCCCGAAGCTCTCGGGCGTGGCGGAGCGGGTCCTGGCCCTGCCGACCCTGGAACCGGTCTGGAACCGGAACTTCACGCCGGCGTCCTGA
- a CDS encoding LysR family transcriptional regulator, giving the protein MELNWLEDFLALAECGNFSRAAQRRNLTQPAFSRRIRALEDWTGTPLFDRSTQPVGLTEAGRRFRPFADETVRRLLQGREEARLAGGAAATALRFAATHALSLTFFPTWLSRLEGQARLGAIHLLSDSMQACEQVMTQGQAQFLLCHAHAAAPSRLEGGAFRSAAVGSDRLVPVCAPDEAGAPRYPLSGGGSALPHLAYSPESGMGRIVTAARGGFPAPLALDTVFTSHLAAVLRTLARDGRGVAWLPDSLIGDDVAQGRLVRAGGTGWEIPVEVRLYRPRARQSPAAEAFWALAAEQAPQDGRDRE; this is encoded by the coding sequence ATGGAACTGAACTGGCTCGAGGACTTCCTCGCCCTCGCGGAGTGCGGCAACTTCTCCCGCGCGGCGCAGCGGCGCAACCTGACCCAGCCGGCCTTCAGCCGCCGCATCCGTGCGCTGGAGGACTGGACCGGCACGCCTCTGTTCGACCGCAGCACCCAGCCGGTCGGGCTGACCGAGGCCGGGCGCCGCTTCCGCCCCTTCGCCGACGAAACGGTGCGCCGCCTTCTGCAAGGGCGGGAGGAGGCGCGGCTGGCCGGCGGGGCGGCGGCCACGGCGCTGCGCTTCGCGGCGACCCACGCGCTGTCGCTGACCTTCTTCCCGACTTGGCTGAGCCGGCTGGAGGGACAGGCGCGGCTGGGCGCCATCCATCTGCTGTCCGACAGCATGCAGGCCTGCGAGCAGGTCATGACCCAGGGGCAGGCGCAGTTCCTGCTGTGCCACGCCCATGCGGCGGCCCCCTCCCGGCTGGAGGGCGGGGCCTTCCGCTCGGCCGCGGTGGGGAGCGACCGCTTGGTGCCGGTCTGCGCACCGGACGAGGCGGGCGCGCCGCGCTATCCCTTGTCCGGCGGTGGGTCCGCCCTGCCCCATCTCGCCTACAGCCCGGAATCGGGCATGGGACGCATCGTCACGGCGGCGCGCGGCGGCTTTCCGGCGCCTCTGGCGCTCGATACCGTTTTCACCTCGCACCTCGCCGCGGTGCTGCGCACACTGGCCCGCGACGGGCGCGGCGTGGCGTGGCTGCCGGACAGCCTGATCGGTGACGACGTGGCGCAGGGACGGCTGGTGCGGGCCGGCGGGACGGGTTGGGAAATCCCGGTGGAGGTCCGCCTCTACCGCCCGCGCGCGCGCCAGAGCCCGGCGGCGGAAGCCTTTTGGGCTTTGGCGGCGGAACAGGCACCCCAGGATGGGAGGGATCGGGAATGA
- a CDS encoding mandelate racemase/muconate lactonizing enzyme family protein yields the protein MRIVEIREKTVGIKSDIANAYIDFSQMTCSTVAVITDVVRDGKPVIGYGFNSNGRYGAGGLMRERFIPRLTSATPDSLIDEANGNLDPFKIWARLMTNEKPGGHGERSVAVGTIDMAVWDAVAKIAGKPLYRLLADRYRGGVADESVWVYAAGGYYYPGKGVEALQDEMRSYRDRGYKVVKMKIGATSLEDDLRRIEAVLEVVGDGRNLCVDANGRFDLKTAIAYAEALKPYNLFWYEEAGDPLDYALQAELANHYDGPMATGENLFSHQDARNLIRHGGMRPDRDWLQFDCALSYGLVEYMRTLDMLAENGWSSRRVVPHGGHQMSLNIAAGLHLGGNESYPDVFKPFCGFADSIAVEDGRVRLPELPGIGFEDKAELFRTMREALETAN from the coding sequence ATGCGCATCGTGGAGATCCGGGAAAAGACCGTCGGCATCAAGTCCGACATCGCCAACGCCTACATCGACTTCAGCCAGATGACCTGCTCCACCGTGGCGGTCATCACCGACGTGGTGCGCGACGGCAAGCCGGTGATCGGCTACGGCTTCAACTCCAACGGACGCTACGGCGCCGGCGGCCTGATGCGCGAGCGCTTCATCCCCCGCCTGACCTCGGCCACGCCCGACAGCCTGATCGACGAGGCGAACGGCAACCTGGACCCGTTCAAGATCTGGGCGCGGCTGATGACCAACGAGAAGCCGGGCGGCCACGGCGAACGCTCGGTCGCGGTGGGCACCATCGACATGGCGGTGTGGGACGCCGTGGCGAAGATCGCCGGCAAGCCGCTCTACCGCCTGCTCGCCGACCGCTACCGCGGCGGCGTGGCCGACGAGTCGGTCTGGGTCTACGCCGCGGGCGGCTACTACTACCCCGGCAAGGGGGTGGAGGCGCTCCAGGACGAGATGCGCAGCTACCGCGACCGCGGCTACAAGGTCGTGAAGATGAAGATCGGCGCCACCTCGCTGGAGGACGACCTGCGCCGCATCGAGGCGGTGCTGGAGGTGGTCGGCGACGGTCGGAACCTCTGCGTCGACGCCAACGGCCGCTTCGACCTGAAGACCGCCATCGCCTACGCCGAGGCGCTGAAGCCCTACAATCTCTTCTGGTACGAGGAGGCCGGCGACCCGCTCGACTACGCGCTCCAGGCCGAGTTGGCCAACCACTATGACGGTCCCATGGCGACGGGCGAGAACCTGTTCAGCCACCAGGACGCCCGCAACCTGATCCGCCACGGCGGCATGCGCCCGGACCGCGACTGGCTGCAGTTCGACTGCGCGCTCAGCTACGGCCTCGTCGAGTACATGCGCACGCTGGACATGCTGGCGGAGAACGGCTGGTCGAGCCGCCGCGTGGTGCCGCATGGCGGCCACCAGATGTCGCTGAACATCGCCGCCGGCCTGCATCTGGGCGGCAACGAGTCCTATCCGGACGTGTTCAAGCCCTTCTGCGGCTTCGCCGACAGCATCGCGGTCGAGGACGGGCGCGTCCGCCTGCCGGAGCTGCCGGGCATCGGCTTCGAGGACAAGGCGGAGCTGTTCCGTACCATGCGGGAGGCGCTGGAGACGGCGAACTGA
- a CDS encoding carbonic anhydrase, translating into MQHRQSSGIDFGSTCCGGLRHDSRRTFLKIAALGAGAALMAPLTAGAARAAQPTGEVEALLLSCMDYRLIDDIGRYMDGRGLTNRYDHVILAGASLGALTDRKKAWGEAFWDQVAVARQLHRIRRVMVMDHRDCGAYRVFLGTDLAADLMADPEKETAVHAEQLRALGAAIKERHPDLKVELLLMALDGSVESIADSA; encoded by the coding sequence ATGCAACACCGACAAAGCTCCGGAATCGACTTCGGCTCGACCTGCTGCGGCGGCCTTCGGCACGACTCCCGCCGGACCTTCCTGAAGATCGCCGCGCTGGGCGCCGGGGCCGCGCTGATGGCGCCCCTGACCGCCGGCGCCGCGCGCGCCGCCCAGCCCACCGGCGAGGTGGAGGCGCTTCTGCTCTCCTGCATGGATTACCGGCTGATCGACGACATCGGCCGCTACATGGACGGGCGCGGGCTGACCAACCGCTACGACCATGTGATCCTGGCCGGCGCGTCGCTGGGCGCCCTGACCGACCGGAAGAAGGCGTGGGGCGAGGCGTTCTGGGACCAGGTGGCGGTCGCCAGGCAGTTGCACCGGATCAGGCGCGTCATGGTCATGGACCACCGCGACTGCGGCGCCTACCGCGTCTTCCTGGGGACGGATCTGGCGGCGGACTTGATGGCGGACCCGGAAAAGGAGACCGCCGTCCACGCCGAACAGCTCCGGGCGCTGGGCGCCGCGATCAAGGAACGGCACCCCGACCTGAAGGTGGAACTGCTGTTGATGGCGCTCGACGGCAGCGTCGAATCCATCGCCGACTCCGCCTGA
- a CDS encoding PAS domain S-box protein, whose protein sequence is MSILTRLVLLVLLASLPAIGILAHNSLTAIEAGERQAEAEARRLLTLIQDEQQRVVEGMRGVLVTVAELAPRLAVDPQQCSSTLNRLRDRLPRVKGIALTDLDGAVRCASDAKLNGLMVAALPHIRMALYGQGFVVGDYAVRRTDGRPVLPFAAPYADGTGRMAGVVSIALDAGWLREYLAEKPLPPNAMLVLADRNGTVLGRFPGSDDQRVGKPLPEPLMALLRAPSDGVAEVAGLDGEPRIMAYAPVDQKVRELFLAVGLDRTEALRPVTAAAERSAFLLALAAALSLAAAWVGARLFVLRPVARLKRVVERWSAGDRSARIGRPADRSEIGALGRAFDSMAQELQARELARDAAHAAEHRMAAILAASTDAVVELDHEGRVTFANEKAARLFGDGGDLVGHVFVALLPPGVAEPFTARFRDALDRGEPEEFEIRLGGVERQGGEEGSGGDWYALRLFATGDRLAVYAQDVTRRKEDERAIRRAVERHRSLLETAADAILLVDARGTVHTYNRGAERIFGHRPADAVGTDVRRLIPDGLVSEPLSTDRLAGGVAREVEGRRRDGLAVPLELSLSAWSDGGDRFFTAILRDITERKRTESALRRAKEQAERANRAKSRFLAAASHDLRQPVQSLFFLTSALGEQTLGTPAHGTLKTMQQALEALKRLLDGLLDISKLDAGVVEPVITTVAIQPLFERLAAEYAPEAARRGLTLRVAPTTLHARSDPMLLERVVRNLLDNALRYTGRGGVVLGVRRSRRRFHIAVCDSGAGIPPDRQEDIFEEFTQLGNPERDREKGLGLGLAIVRRLCALLGHSVTLRSRPGSGSSFLVTVPAAEPPRPPVTTVPAVGRTEGGGSRLVLIIDDEVIILMGLRAMLEGWGYEVIAATAGDEAIRLLDEAGRRPDVILADYRLRHGKTGPEALRAIHAHCRAAIPSIILTGDTAPERIVEAQRSGFAILHKPVSSHHLKQVVAEAGGR, encoded by the coding sequence ATGAGCATTCTCACACGCCTTGTCCTGCTCGTTCTTCTCGCCAGCCTGCCGGCCATCGGCATCCTGGCCCACAACAGCCTGACCGCCATCGAGGCGGGGGAGCGGCAGGCCGAGGCGGAGGCCCGCCGCTTGCTGACCCTGATCCAGGACGAGCAGCAGCGGGTCGTGGAGGGCATGCGCGGCGTGCTGGTGACGGTGGCCGAATTGGCGCCGCGGCTGGCCGTCGACCCGCAGCAATGCTCCTCCACCCTGAACCGCCTGCGCGACCGGCTGCCGCGGGTGAAGGGAATCGCGCTGACCGACCTCGACGGCGCGGTCCGCTGCGCCAGCGACGCCAAGCTGAACGGCCTGATGGTGGCGGCGCTGCCGCACATCCGCATGGCGCTCTACGGGCAGGGCTTCGTCGTCGGCGACTACGCGGTGCGGCGGACGGACGGGCGTCCCGTGCTGCCCTTCGCCGCCCCCTACGCCGACGGGACGGGCCGCATGGCGGGGGTGGTGTCCATCGCGCTCGACGCCGGATGGCTGCGCGAGTATCTGGCGGAAAAGCCGCTGCCGCCGAACGCCATGCTGGTGCTGGCCGACCGCAACGGCACCGTGCTGGGCCGCTTCCCCGGCAGCGACGACCAGCGGGTGGGCAAGCCGCTGCCCGAGCCGCTGATGGCTCTGCTGCGGGCGCCGTCCGACGGCGTGGCGGAGGTCGCCGGCCTGGATGGCGAGCCGCGGATCATGGCCTACGCGCCGGTGGACCAGAAGGTCCGCGAGCTGTTCCTGGCGGTCGGGCTGGACCGGACGGAGGCGCTGCGCCCCGTCACCGCCGCGGCCGAGCGGAGCGCCTTCCTGCTGGCGCTGGCGGCGGCGCTGTCCCTGGCCGCCGCCTGGGTCGGCGCGCGCCTGTTCGTGCTGCGCCCGGTGGCCCGGCTGAAGCGGGTGGTGGAGCGCTGGAGCGCCGGGGACCGGAGCGCGCGGATCGGCCGGCCGGCCGACCGGTCGGAGATCGGTGCCTTGGGCCGCGCCTTCGACTCCATGGCGCAGGAGCTTCAGGCGCGGGAACTGGCCCGCGACGCCGCCCACGCCGCGGAACACCGCATGGCCGCGATCCTCGCCGCCTCGACCGACGCGGTGGTGGAATTGGACCATGAGGGCCGCGTGACCTTCGCCAATGAGAAGGCGGCGCGCCTGTTCGGCGACGGCGGGGACCTCGTGGGCCATGTCTTCGTGGCTCTGCTGCCGCCCGGCGTGGCCGAGCCCTTCACCGCGCGCTTCCGCGACGCGCTGGACCGGGGAGAGCCGGAGGAATTCGAAATCCGGCTGGGCGGCGTCGAACGGCAAGGCGGTGAGGAAGGGAGCGGTGGCGACTGGTACGCCCTGCGCCTGTTCGCCACCGGCGACCGGCTGGCCGTCTACGCCCAGGACGTGACCCGCCGCAAGGAGGACGAACGGGCGATCCGGCGGGCCGTGGAGCGCCACCGCTCCCTGCTGGAAACCGCCGCCGACGCGATCCTTCTGGTGGACGCCAGGGGCACGGTGCACACCTACAACCGCGGCGCGGAGCGCATCTTCGGCCATCGCCCGGCCGACGCGGTCGGGACGGACGTGCGCCGGTTGATCCCGGACGGCCTCGTTTCGGAGCCTCTCAGCACGGACCGGCTGGCCGGCGGCGTCGCGCGCGAGGTCGAGGGGCGGCGGCGCGACGGGCTGGCGGTGCCGCTGGAGCTGTCGCTGTCGGCCTGGAGCGACGGCGGCGACCGCTTCTTCACCGCCATCCTGCGCGACATCACCGAGCGCAAGCGCACCGAATCGGCGCTGCGCCGCGCCAAGGAGCAGGCGGAGCGGGCCAACCGGGCGAAGTCGCGCTTCCTCGCCGCGGCCAGCCACGACCTTCGCCAGCCGGTGCAGTCGCTGTTCTTCCTCACCTCCGCGCTGGGCGAGCAGACGCTGGGCACCCCGGCCCACGGCACGCTGAAGACCATGCAGCAGGCGCTGGAGGCGCTGAAGCGTCTGCTCGACGGCTTGCTGGACATCTCCAAGCTCGACGCCGGGGTGGTCGAGCCGGTGATCACCACCGTGGCGATCCAGCCCCTCTTCGAACGCCTCGCCGCCGAATACGCGCCGGAGGCGGCGCGGCGCGGCCTGACCCTGCGCGTCGCCCCGACCACGCTCCACGCGCGCAGCGATCCCATGCTGCTGGAGCGCGTCGTGCGCAACCTGCTGGACAACGCGCTGCGCTACACCGGGCGGGGCGGGGTGGTTCTGGGCGTGCGGCGGTCGCGCCGCCGCTTCCACATCGCCGTGTGCGACAGCGGCGCCGGCATCCCGCCGGACCGCCAGGAGGACATCTTCGAGGAGTTCACCCAGCTCGGCAACCCGGAGCGCGACCGCGAGAAGGGGCTGGGCCTCGGTCTGGCCATCGTGCGGCGGCTGTGCGCTCTGCTCGGCCATTCCGTCACCCTGCGGTCGCGGCCGGGCAGCGGGTCGTCCTTCCTGGTCACGGTTCCCGCCGCCGAGCCGCCCCGCCCCCCGGTGACGACCGTTCCCGCGGTCGGCCGGACGGAGGGCGGTGGGAGCCGGCTCGTCCTGATCATCGACGACGAGGTGATCATCCTGATGGGACTGCGCGCCATGCTGGAGGGCTGGGGCTACGAGGTCATCGCCGCCACCGCCGGGGACGAGGCGATCCGCCTGCTCGACGAGGCCGGGCGGCGGCCGGACGTCATCCTGGCCGACTACCGGCTGCGCCACGGCAAGACCGGGCCGGAGGCGCTGCGCGCCATCCACGCCCACTGCCGGGCGGCGATCCCCAGCATCATCCTGACCGGCGACACCGCCCCCGAACGCATCGTCGAGGCCCAGCGCAGCGGCTTCGCCATCCTGCACAAGCCGGTGTCGTCCCATCACCTGAAGCAGGTGGTGGCCGAAGCCGGGGGCCGCTGA